The DNA segment GTGAACGGTGTTGGTGAAGATTCCTACCGCGGCGGGCACGAACAGCAGCGTGCACGCTACCTGCGCGCCAATGATGAACGACCAGATGCCGCCGAACTTGATCGTCCCACCGGCGCTCGTGATCCCCTGCAGTCCCCGCTGAACGGACGCGCCCGTGGCCTTCAGTGCGGGCCGCAGGCCGATCATGGCAGCGGCGACGAGCGCGAGCAGCAGCGCATACGCAATGGTGGCAGGCTCGAGTGTCAGATCCACCCAGAACGGCAGGCCCTCCCCCATGAGCTGACTCGCCCGGGCCCAGGCATAGCGCACCGTGGTCTGGGCCACGACGAGCCCGAGCATGGCGGCCGTGAGGGCCAGCACGAGCGATTCGGTGACGATTTGCGCGATCACGCGTCCACGGCTCGCCCCCAGCGCGTGGCGGACGACCATCTCTGATTCGCGCATCGCCGTGCGCGCGAAGGTCAGCGTCGCGACGTTCGCCGACACCGCCCCCAGCAGCAGCAGGACGATGGCGTGGACCGCCAGATCTTCCAGCCGCAGCGGATCACCCGGCGTGCGCCCGGCGAATGCGCGAACGCGCGTCCGCAGCCGCGCGTAGGTTGCCGGTTGGTCGGCCGCCAGGCGTGCCGAGACGACGTCGAGCTCCGCCGCGGCGTCCTGCCAGCTCGCTCCGTCGGCGAGGCGGCCAAACACCTGCACGGCCGGCCCTTCGCGCGGCGCCGCGTCCTGGACGGGCAATGGCACCCATATCTGCTGGTTGCGCGGGAAGCCGAAGCGCGGCGGCATCACGCCCACCACGGTGCGAGCCGTGCGGCCCACCGTCACGACGCGGCCGATGATCGCCGGGTCGTGCAGGAACTGACTCTGCCAGACGTCGTAACCCAGGACCACGACGGGCTCCGCACCCTGTATTTCGTCCGTCGG comes from the Luteitalea sp. genome and includes:
- a CDS encoding FtsX-like permease family protein produces the protein MTAVGEVPGGRGPLTAVSWLDWKLGARMLLKHPALTIIGGFSVAGVIAIGAVGIELADELLYKRLPFDEGGRVVRLETQDMAASRMEPKVLHDFAIWRRSLKTVAELGAASVSERNVLTGEGRVESLRVAEITASAFPLTRVPPLLGRPLQPTDEIQGAEPVVVLGYDVWQSQFLHDPAIIGRVVTVGRTARTVVGVMPPRFGFPRNQQIWVPLPVQDAAPREGPAVQVFGRLADGASWQDAAAELDVVSARLAADQPATYARLRTRVRAFAGRTPGDPLRLEDLAVHAIVLLLLGAVSANVATLTFARTAMRESEMVVRHALGASRGRVIAQIVTESLVLALTAAMLGLVVAQTTVRYAWARASQLMGEGLPFWVDLTLEPATIAYALLLALVAAAMIGLRPALKATGASVQRGLQGITSAGGTIKFGGIWSFIIGAQVACTLLFVPAAVGIFTNTVH